In Mangrovivirga cuniculi, the following proteins share a genomic window:
- a CDS encoding protein-L-isoaspartate(D-aspartate) O-methyltransferase → MFAAVFEDNYRTKGLRRNLVKQIENKGIRDARVLDAINNVPRHYFFDQALLEHAYQDKAFPIGEGQTISQPYTVAFQSELLEVEPGNKILEIGTGSGYQACILLEMGAKVITIEYQKKLYEQTRKVLPKMGYHATFLQGDGSQGVPRHAPFDRIIVTAGAPVVPKPLIEQLKVGGILVIPVGDNERQKMVKVKKIEENKIAKKEYDLFSFVPLKGKHGWGN, encoded by the coding sequence GTGTTTGCTGCAGTATTTGAAGATAATTACAGAACTAAAGGTTTGAGAAGAAACCTTGTAAAACAAATTGAAAATAAAGGCATCAGAGATGCCAGGGTACTCGACGCAATTAATAATGTTCCAAGACATTATTTTTTCGATCAGGCCTTACTCGAACACGCATACCAGGACAAGGCATTTCCAATTGGAGAAGGACAAACTATCTCCCAGCCATATACTGTAGCTTTTCAATCAGAACTTCTGGAGGTTGAACCAGGTAACAAGATCCTGGAAATAGGAACAGGAAGTGGTTACCAGGCCTGTATATTATTAGAAATGGGGGCAAAAGTTATCACCATCGAATATCAGAAAAAGTTATACGAACAAACACGAAAAGTCTTGCCTAAAATGGGATATCATGCAACATTTTTACAAGGTGATGGTTCTCAAGGTGTGCCCCGACATGCTCCTTTCGATCGGATAATAGTTACAGCCGGAGCTCCGGTTGTTCCAAAACCATTAATAGAGCAATTAAAAGTTGGAGGTATATTAGTTATCCCTGTTGGAGATAATGAAAGGCAAAAGATGGTAAAAGTCAAAAAAATTGAAGAGAACAAAATAGCGAAAAAAGAATACGATTTATTTAGTTTTGTACCTTTAAAAGGAAAACACGGTTGGGGAAATTAA
- the alaS gene encoding alanine--tRNA ligase: MNSAEIRQQFLNFFEGKQHKIVPSAPMVVKNDPTLMFTNAGMNQFKDYFLGNTDPQDKRVADTQKCLRVSGKHNDLEEVGMDTYHHTMFEMLGNWSFGDYFKKEAVAWAWELLTEVYKLPKDRLYVTVFGGDKEDNLDFDKEAFDHWKEWISEDRILSAGKKDNFWEMGETGPCGPCSEIHIDLRSDDERKQKDGKGLVNEDHPLVVEIWNLVFMEFNRKADGSLVDLPNKHIDTGMGFERLCMAIQNKASNYDTDVFMPLINHLEKKAGVKYGADEKTDIAIRVIADHIRAISFAIADGQLPSNNKAGYVIRRILRRAVRYGYTFLNFSSPFLFELVDVLAKQFKGVFSELEQQQAFVSKVVKEEETNFLRTLENGLKRLEQITSNLNKGEVISGKAVFELYDTYGFPVDLTALIAREKGYSIDEPGFEAEMKIQKDRSRQAAVQEKGDWMVVEEGEEVTFTGYEELETNSRLLRYREVKDKKNTIYQLVFEKTPFYAESGGQVGDKGIAIGADEKIPIFDTKKENELIIHFSKKLPENLNAEFTLKVDREKRVKTMNNHSATHLLHAALRKVLGDHVQQRGSLVSPEVLRFDFSHFQKVTEEEIREIEKIVNDKIRANIELSEKRNVPIEEAKEAGAMALFGEKYGDFVRVITFDKDYSVELCGGTHVPFTGQIGIFKIISEGSVAAGVRRIEAITGSAAQEYIEKELQLLNEVRELLKNPKNLVQGLTNVIEEKNKLSKAVEEANKEKAQIVKKQLFEKIEDRNGTKILAEKVSLPDADSLKNLAFQLKNEHGPIIAVIAADISGKPQIAVVISEELTNDERNAGQWVRQLAQNIKGGGGGQPFFATAGGKDVNGLDNAVTEAKKLIQEKI; the protein is encoded by the coding sequence ATGAATTCCGCAGAAATAAGGCAGCAATTTTTAAATTTTTTCGAGGGAAAGCAGCATAAAATAGTTCCTTCTGCACCAATGGTAGTAAAAAATGACCCTACCTTGATGTTTACTAACGCGGGGATGAACCAGTTCAAAGATTATTTTCTGGGGAATACAGATCCACAGGATAAACGTGTTGCAGACACTCAAAAGTGTTTAAGAGTATCAGGAAAGCACAATGACCTGGAAGAAGTAGGGATGGATACTTACCACCATACCATGTTCGAAATGCTGGGTAACTGGTCTTTTGGAGATTATTTCAAAAAAGAGGCTGTGGCATGGGCTTGGGAACTGCTGACGGAAGTATATAAATTGCCGAAGGACAGACTCTATGTAACGGTTTTCGGTGGAGATAAAGAAGATAACCTTGATTTTGATAAAGAAGCATTCGACCATTGGAAGGAATGGATAAGTGAAGACAGGATTTTATCTGCTGGTAAAAAAGATAACTTCTGGGAAATGGGAGAAACCGGGCCTTGCGGACCATGTTCTGAAATTCATATTGACCTTCGGTCTGATGATGAGAGAAAACAAAAGGATGGTAAGGGACTAGTTAATGAAGACCATCCTCTGGTAGTTGAAATCTGGAATCTTGTTTTCATGGAATTCAACAGAAAAGCTGATGGATCTCTGGTTGACCTTCCGAATAAACATATTGATACAGGAATGGGATTTGAAAGACTTTGTATGGCGATCCAGAACAAAGCTTCAAATTATGATACTGATGTTTTCATGCCGCTTATTAACCACCTGGAGAAAAAAGCCGGAGTGAAATACGGGGCTGATGAAAAAACTGATATTGCAATCAGAGTTATTGCCGATCATATCAGGGCAATCTCTTTTGCTATTGCTGATGGACAGTTGCCTTCAAATAATAAGGCAGGATACGTTATCAGAAGAATCCTGAGAAGAGCTGTTCGATACGGTTATACTTTCCTTAATTTTTCATCTCCATTTCTATTTGAATTGGTTGATGTTCTTGCTAAGCAATTCAAAGGTGTTTTTTCTGAGCTTGAGCAACAGCAGGCATTCGTTAGTAAAGTGGTGAAAGAAGAGGAAACAAACTTTCTTCGTACTCTTGAAAATGGTCTTAAGCGTCTGGAACAAATAACTTCTAATCTTAACAAAGGAGAAGTAATCAGTGGAAAGGCGGTCTTTGAACTTTACGACACCTACGGTTTTCCTGTTGATTTAACTGCATTGATTGCTCGTGAAAAAGGTTATTCTATAGATGAGCCAGGATTTGAGGCTGAAATGAAGATCCAGAAGGACAGGTCCAGACAAGCTGCAGTACAGGAAAAAGGTGACTGGATGGTAGTTGAAGAAGGGGAAGAAGTAACTTTTACCGGTTATGAAGAACTCGAAACTAACTCAAGATTATTAAGATACAGAGAAGTAAAAGATAAAAAGAACACTATTTATCAGCTGGTATTTGAAAAGACTCCTTTTTATGCTGAGTCAGGTGGACAGGTGGGAGATAAAGGCATAGCAATTGGTGCAGATGAAAAGATTCCAATTTTCGATACTAAGAAAGAAAATGAACTGATCATACACTTTTCTAAAAAGCTTCCTGAAAACCTGAATGCAGAATTTACACTAAAAGTGGACAGGGAGAAGCGAGTGAAGACAATGAACAATCATTCTGCAACCCATTTACTTCATGCTGCACTGAGAAAAGTACTGGGAGATCATGTTCAGCAACGTGGATCATTAGTTTCTCCTGAAGTATTGCGATTTGACTTTTCCCATTTCCAAAAAGTTACTGAGGAAGAAATCAGAGAGATAGAGAAAATAGTCAATGATAAAATCAGGGCTAATATTGAACTAAGCGAAAAACGTAACGTACCGATAGAAGAAGCTAAAGAGGCAGGTGCAATGGCTCTTTTTGGTGAGAAATACGGTGATTTTGTCAGGGTCATAACTTTTGACAAAGATTATTCGGTAGAGCTTTGTGGTGGAACTCACGTTCCGTTTACCGGGCAGATCGGAATTTTTAAAATCATATCAGAAGGGTCTGTTGCTGCTGGAGTGAGAAGGATTGAAGCAATAACTGGCTCTGCAGCCCAGGAATATATAGAAAAGGAACTCCAGCTTTTAAATGAAGTCAGGGAGTTACTTAAAAATCCTAAGAATCTCGTTCAGGGATTGACCAATGTTATCGAAGAAAAGAATAAGCTTTCAAAAGCGGTTGAAGAAGCAAATAAAGAGAAAGCACAGATTGTAAAAAAACAACTTTTCGAAAAGATCGAAGATAGAAATGGGACGAAAATCCTTGCTGAAAAGGTTTCGCTGCCAGATGCTGACTCTTTAAAGAATCTTGCATTTCAGCTTAAGAACGAACATGGTCCGATCATAGCAGTGATCGCAGCAGATATTTCTGGTAAACCACAGATCGCAGTTGTGATTAGTGAGGAACTCACCAATGATGAAAGAAATGCCGGACAGTGGGTTCGTCAATTAGCTCAAAATATTAAAGGCGGAGGAGGTGGACAGCCATTTTTTGCTACAGCCGGTGGAAAAGATGTCAATGGGTTGGATAATGCTGTTACCGAAGCCAAAAAACTGATTCAGGAAAAAATATAA
- the gatB gene encoding Asp-tRNA(Asn)/Glu-tRNA(Gln) amidotransferase subunit GatB, with protein MEISGQQYEPVIGLEVHVQLNTKSKIFCEDPVKYGADPNTLVSPVSLAHPGTLPVVNRAVLGKAVKLGMALDCKIAKRMYFDRKNYFYPDSPKGYQLTQDRTPICKGGGVNIKTESGDKFVSLDKIHMEEDAGKSIHVEGEDFSKIDLNRAGTPLLEVVTDPCMATPAEVALFLNYLRRLVRWLDISDANMEEGSLRCDANVSIKPIGSEKLGNKVEIKNMNSVRNVQKAINAELKRQAELVRSGETIISETRLYDLEKNQTRSMRTKEALNDYRYFPDPDLSEIELSQDFLNEIKTAMPELPEQREQRFINDFGIEQEKARIICEEISQAEFFESLLKAGTEPKVASNWFVGPVKGFINQNTEIKLENINPKALSSLIELSTSGKVNQHIAVRELLPGVIVNGDMPEKLAAEKGLLIESNKNELLDWVDEAISQNPEKVKAWKNGKKGLSKFFMGEVMKKSKGKADPRQTISLIEEQLKNQ; from the coding sequence ATGGAGATTTCCGGACAACAATATGAGCCTGTGATCGGACTTGAGGTCCATGTTCAGTTGAACACAAAAAGTAAAATATTTTGTGAAGATCCGGTGAAGTACGGAGCAGATCCAAATACATTAGTAAGCCCCGTTTCCCTGGCACATCCCGGAACTTTACCGGTGGTGAACAGGGCTGTTTTAGGCAAAGCCGTAAAGCTAGGTATGGCATTAGACTGCAAGATTGCTAAACGGATGTATTTCGATAGAAAAAACTATTTTTATCCTGATTCTCCAAAAGGGTATCAGCTAACCCAGGACAGGACTCCTATTTGTAAAGGAGGGGGAGTGAATATAAAGACCGAATCCGGAGATAAATTTGTTTCGCTCGATAAAATTCACATGGAAGAAGACGCCGGGAAATCAATTCACGTTGAGGGAGAAGATTTCTCTAAAATTGACCTTAACAGAGCCGGAACCCCTTTATTGGAGGTCGTAACTGATCCATGTATGGCTACTCCAGCAGAAGTAGCCTTGTTTTTAAACTACTTACGAAGACTGGTTCGATGGCTGGATATCTCGGATGCTAATATGGAAGAAGGTTCTTTGCGTTGTGATGCCAATGTTTCGATTAAACCGATTGGGTCTGAAAAGCTCGGAAACAAGGTCGAGATCAAAAACATGAATTCTGTCAGAAATGTCCAGAAAGCAATCAATGCGGAACTAAAAAGGCAGGCAGAATTAGTTCGTTCAGGCGAAACTATCATTTCTGAAACAAGATTATACGATCTTGAAAAGAATCAGACGCGATCTATGCGAACTAAAGAAGCATTAAATGATTATCGGTATTTTCCAGATCCCGACCTTTCTGAAATTGAACTCTCTCAGGATTTTCTCAATGAGATAAAAACAGCAATGCCCGAGTTGCCTGAGCAGAGAGAGCAAAGGTTTATAAATGATTTTGGTATTGAGCAGGAAAAAGCCCGGATAATATGTGAAGAAATATCTCAAGCTGAATTTTTCGAATCCTTGTTAAAAGCTGGCACAGAACCAAAAGTTGCCTCTAATTGGTTTGTAGGGCCAGTTAAAGGATTTATAAATCAAAATACCGAAATCAAGCTTGAAAACATAAACCCAAAAGCTCTTAGCTCGTTAATCGAATTAAGTACCTCTGGTAAGGTAAATCAGCATATAGCTGTAAGAGAACTTTTGCCAGGGGTTATTGTAAATGGTGATATGCCTGAGAAACTGGCTGCCGAGAAAGGCTTACTTATAGAATCTAATAAAAATGAATTATTAGATTGGGTCGATGAAGCTATTTCTCAAAATCCCGAAAAGGTAAAAGCCTGGAAAAATGGTAAGAAGGGCTTGTCAAAATTTTTTATGGGCGAAGTAATGAAGAAAAGTAAAGGTAAGGCTGATCCCAGACAAACAATTTCTTTGATAGAAGAACAATTGAAAAATCAATAA
- a CDS encoding TlpA disulfide reductase family protein has product MKLSKFSFLLIFLSALISCDENGQETENSSGNYSGSVQGEINNGTDVNQITVSRQENNRFIVIDTLEVDEDGNFGGTITVSQPAFVAFNFGNNEQIFVPYDGDDIEITIDMENPKESVKVEGSDDYNYYNEVSEMVREFQMENRDLMLAYQKNASEKNMQEADSLAEVIKEKQQAFQEELKNKINDILPSIVGIEAARLLPVGENVEFMRNLVAQYEEAYPDADFYMPFKDQVSKEAKLAIGAEAPDFALPTPDGDTVNLSDFRGEYVLVDFWAQWCKPCRMENPNVVAAYDKYKDSGFQILGVSLDRSRDKWLQAIEEDNLTWTQVSELSATQSKVADLYNITGIPFSILVDPQGKIVAKNLRGQSLHDKLAEIYDKK; this is encoded by the coding sequence ATGAAACTATCTAAATTTAGTTTTTTACTAATTTTTTTATCAGCACTAATATCTTGTGATGAAAATGGACAGGAAACTGAAAATTCCAGTGGAAATTATTCGGGTTCAGTTCAGGGCGAAATAAATAATGGTACTGATGTTAACCAAATTACTGTTTCACGACAGGAAAATAACAGGTTTATCGTTATTGATACCCTGGAAGTTGATGAAGATGGTAATTTCGGTGGAACAATAACAGTGTCTCAGCCTGCTTTTGTGGCATTTAATTTTGGAAATAACGAACAAATTTTTGTCCCATACGATGGAGATGATATAGAAATCACTATTGATATGGAGAATCCTAAAGAGTCTGTCAAAGTAGAGGGTTCTGATGATTATAACTACTATAATGAGGTGAGCGAAATGGTTAGAGAATTCCAGATGGAAAATCGCGACCTCATGCTGGCTTATCAAAAGAATGCGTCTGAGAAAAATATGCAGGAGGCAGATTCCCTGGCTGAAGTTATAAAAGAAAAACAACAGGCCTTTCAGGAGGAATTGAAAAATAAAATCAACGATATTCTTCCTTCAATTGTCGGCATAGAGGCTGCCAGGTTATTACCGGTAGGAGAAAATGTTGAATTTATGAGAAATTTAGTGGCTCAATATGAAGAGGCATATCCTGATGCTGATTTTTATATGCCATTTAAAGACCAGGTAAGTAAAGAAGCCAAATTGGCTATTGGAGCTGAGGCCCCGGATTTTGCGTTGCCAACCCCGGATGGTGATACAGTTAACTTGAGTGATTTCAGGGGAGAATATGTTTTAGTTGACTTTTGGGCTCAGTGGTGTAAACCATGTAGAATGGAAAATCCGAATGTTGTCGCTGCCTACGATAAATATAAAGACAGCGGATTTCAGATTCTCGGAGTTTCACTGGACAGGAGCAGAGATAAATGGTTACAGGCAATCGAGGAAGATAATTTAACCTGGACTCAGGTTTCGGAATTATCAGCGACGCAATCAAAAGTAGCCGATCTGTATAATATTACCGGAATACCATTTAGTATTCTTGTAGATCCACAGGGAAAAATCGTAGCTAAGAATCTTCGTGGACAATCTTTACATGATAAGCTTGCAGAGATTTACGATAAAAAATAA
- a CDS encoding outer membrane beta-barrel protein, with product MKQLIFALPIIFSSICITAQTSPNGLNIGVYYSIDQNTGVDRSPTGDWTGYINDYDELNYSFGLKIEKAVNNHFTINSGIGYSDKSYIATYYCMVCDLNAFPPEEIDLEYLEIPVSLRYYIFDNSKFNLFGDIGFLNQIALKTDQEQNGYIISGKVGAGIDYVFTEKFRIQLSADYVNGLTDAFSELNYKTQSMAYRLGIDYSL from the coding sequence ATGAAGCAATTGATTTTTGCCTTACCGATTATTTTCTCTTCGATTTGTATAACAGCACAAACATCCCCAAATGGGCTAAATATAGGCGTATATTATTCAATCGATCAAAATACAGGAGTAGATCGATCGCCAACAGGAGATTGGACAGGCTACATTAATGATTATGATGAGTTGAATTATTCTTTTGGATTAAAAATTGAAAAAGCAGTAAATAATCACTTTACAATAAATAGTGGAATTGGATATTCAGATAAAAGTTATATAGCTACATATTATTGTATGGTCTGTGATTTAAACGCCTTTCCGCCAGAAGAAATAGACTTAGAATATCTGGAGATACCCGTAAGTTTAAGATACTATATTTTTGATAATTCAAAATTTAATTTATTTGGAGATATAGGCTTTCTAAATCAGATTGCTCTAAAAACTGACCAGGAGCAAAACGGGTATATTATTTCCGGGAAAGTCGGAGCTGGAATAGATTATGTTTTTACAGAAAAATTCCGAATTCAATTATCAGCAGATTATGTTAACGGATTAACTGATGCCTTTAGTGAGCTTAATTATAAAACACAATCTATGGCATATCGATTAGGAATAGATTATTCTTTATAA
- a CDS encoding SGNH/GDSL hydrolase family protein — MKLKNNIKYSIGAVLSLPLLPILIYDAYKIRRTVPRLPEASDIEGVVGENYRKTINLLTIGESTIAGVGAKSNASGFTGVLASELAELYQSRVNWRVYAKSGYTVTDVNRVLIPDIKEEKADIIVVGLGANDAFKFNSPLRWQNQLRLLIKSLNSKFPQTPIFFNNMPPIKEFPAFTASLKYTIGNLVEMLGETLNDTVADFDNVYYNNEVIEIKKWRKKYRSQINSGTQFFSDGVHPSEFTYRILAIDIAEFIKLKNPLM, encoded by the coding sequence ATGAAGCTGAAAAATAACATAAAATATTCTATAGGTGCGGTGTTATCATTGCCATTACTTCCCATACTTATTTACGATGCCTACAAAATTAGAAGAACAGTTCCCAGACTACCTGAAGCTTCTGATATTGAAGGCGTAGTGGGAGAGAATTATAGAAAGACTATTAATCTACTCACAATAGGAGAGAGTACTATTGCAGGAGTTGGAGCTAAAAGTAATGCAAGCGGATTTACCGGGGTATTGGCCAGCGAATTGGCCGAACTATATCAATCACGTGTAAACTGGAGGGTATATGCTAAAAGCGGCTATACGGTCACTGATGTTAATAGAGTATTGATCCCTGACATTAAGGAAGAAAAAGCAGATATTATTGTTGTTGGTCTTGGAGCAAACGATGCCTTCAAGTTTAATTCACCATTAAGATGGCAAAACCAACTTAGATTATTAATAAAAAGTCTTAACAGTAAATTTCCTCAGACACCAATTTTCTTCAATAACATGCCGCCAATAAAAGAGTTTCCGGCTTTTACCGCTTCACTAAAGTATACAATAGGCAACCTGGTAGAAATGTTAGGTGAAACATTAAATGATACCGTAGCGGACTTTGATAATGTTTATTATAATAATGAGGTGATAGAGATAAAAAAGTGGAGAAAAAAATATAGATCCCAAATTAACTCTGGTACTCAATTTTTTAGTGATGGAGTACATCCTTCCGAATTCACATATAGAATTCTGGCAATTGATATAGCTGAATTTATCAAATTAAAAAATCCATTGATGTAA
- a CDS encoding RluA family pseudouridine synthase codes for MAEIIEEHYVEHYSPLLRLSDYVIGVFNDLPSRKSVKKAIKNNRVLIDNSVAGTGAWVKEGMKISLLKADEGTFKVFELDIPVVYEDDYLAVVNKPGGIPTSGNYFRTLENALPYNIKNTNNYLPKPVHRLDSATCGLVIVAKNKRTRIDLGELLKSRKVKKVYHAVVTGEPPESGMISSRIDNKPAETLFERISKSKDGRFSLIQLSPLTGRTHQLRIHCSDMGFPIVGDKLYNGFDRGKGLFLCANRLEFNHPVTNELVNIKIDLPKKFTKLFYSC; via the coding sequence ATGGCTGAGATCATAGAAGAACATTATGTAGAACATTATAGTCCTCTATTGAGACTTAGTGACTATGTTATTGGTGTTTTTAATGATTTGCCTTCCCGGAAGAGTGTAAAAAAGGCTATAAAAAATAACCGCGTACTTATTGACAATTCAGTTGCCGGAACCGGTGCCTGGGTTAAAGAGGGAATGAAAATCTCTTTATTAAAAGCTGATGAAGGTACTTTCAAGGTTTTTGAGCTTGATATTCCTGTTGTCTATGAAGACGATTATTTAGCTGTTGTAAACAAGCCAGGAGGAATACCAACCAGTGGTAATTATTTCCGAACACTGGAGAACGCATTACCTTATAATATCAAGAATACGAATAATTATCTACCTAAACCTGTACACAGACTCGATTCTGCTACCTGTGGCCTGGTGATAGTAGCAAAAAATAAAAGGACTAGAATTGATCTGGGAGAATTATTGAAATCAAGGAAAGTAAAAAAGGTCTATCATGCAGTTGTAACAGGAGAGCCACCTGAATCTGGCATGATATCAAGTAGGATAGATAATAAACCTGCTGAAACTTTATTTGAAAGAATTTCCAAATCAAAAGACGGCCGCTTTTCATTGATACAATTATCTCCACTCACAGGCCGAACTCACCAACTAAGAATTCATTGTTCAGATATGGGTTTTCCAATAGTAGGGGATAAGCTATACAATGGTTTTGATCGGGGAAAAGGTCTGTTTTTATGTGCGAACAGGTTAGAATTTAACCATCCGGTCACTAATGAATTAGTAAATATAAAAATTGATCTTCCGAAGAAATTTACAAAGCTATTCTATAGTTGTTAA
- a CDS encoding acyl-CoA thioesterase — protein sequence MAKKQKFAKDSAVTMTEMVLPNDTNTLNNLMGGRLMHWMDIVSAIAAQKHSNRVVVTASVDNISFRKPIKLGNVVSLKAQVTRAFSSSMEVFIEVTAEDIPANKRYTCNSAFFTFVAVDQSGRPIDVPEVVPETEEEKEHYAGALRRRQLRLVLAKRMKPAEATELKALFENLEPIKED from the coding sequence ATGGCTAAAAAGCAGAAATTTGCTAAGGATTCAGCAGTAACCATGACTGAGATGGTTCTTCCGAACGATACTAATACATTAAATAACCTGATGGGTGGAAGATTAATGCATTGGATGGATATTGTATCAGCAATAGCCGCTCAGAAGCATTCCAACAGAGTAGTTGTTACTGCTTCAGTAGACAATATCTCGTTTAGAAAACCGATAAAACTTGGTAATGTTGTTTCACTAAAAGCACAGGTTACCAGGGCTTTTAGTTCTTCTATGGAGGTATTTATTGAAGTTACTGCAGAAGATATTCCAGCAAATAAACGTTATACTTGTAATAGTGCTTTCTTTACTTTTGTTGCTGTAGATCAAAGCGGACGTCCTATTGATGTTCCAGAAGTAGTTCCTGAAACAGAAGAAGAAAAAGAGCATTATGCAGGTGCACTTAGAAGGAGACAATTACGTTTAGTTTTAGCAAAAAGAATGAAACCTGCTGAAGCAACAGAATTGAAAGCTCTTTTCGAAAACTTAGAACCAATTAAAGAAGATTAA
- a CDS encoding DUF885 domain-containing protein, protein MRVLYLIFALLIFTTEINSHPDLSNPEDKSLTDYSELEKLFIEWRNFENPPLRNGAPDYTSETFDKRWDEFQDFKQKLISIDTAGWSVNQKVDWNILLAEMNGFDFNYNILKPWVRDPAFYKTIWMARSDVPAHEGPTHHMTTEVWQYDFPLDEKGVNTLIEDLKIIPPLHAQAKFNLKGNARELWITGIRTIDNQIEDLNSIKKFPGVSKNGKLIQVIEEAISSTRNFSQWLKTEAKKKTGPSGIGKENYTWYLQNVHLVPLTWEDEVMLMKRELARAWSALKLEEHRNRDLPAIEPASSEDEYIELARRSAKSLINFLEEEEIVSVKEYFEPALNVHLGEFIPEEKRHFFWIGAHFDPRPLYSHFYHWFELARMDLEPNESIIRQQPLLYNIFDSRNEGLATAVEEIFMDAGLYDEDPRVREIVYIMIAQRAARGLGSLYAHANMMTMEEAGGVHTEYTPRGWMKTEKDLMIFEQHLYMRQPGYGTSYITGKYLAEKAMMEYAMQKELSGEEFKLKEFFDKLNSIGNIPMTLASWEMTGSKPEF, encoded by the coding sequence ATGAGAGTATTATATTTAATTTTTGCTTTATTAATTTTTACCACTGAAATAAATTCCCATCCTGATTTATCAAATCCAGAAGATAAAAGTCTGACTGATTATTCAGAACTGGAAAAGTTATTTATTGAATGGCGAAATTTTGAGAATCCACCATTAAGAAACGGCGCCCCTGATTATACTTCAGAAACCTTTGACAAAAGGTGGGACGAATTTCAAGATTTCAAACAGAAACTGATATCTATTGATACAGCAGGTTGGAGTGTAAACCAGAAAGTTGACTGGAATATCTTACTTGCCGAAATGAATGGGTTTGACTTTAATTACAATATCCTTAAGCCTTGGGTAAGAGATCCTGCCTTTTATAAAACCATATGGATGGCCAGGAGCGATGTGCCGGCTCATGAAGGTCCTACTCACCATATGACCACTGAAGTATGGCAATATGATTTTCCATTAGATGAGAAGGGCGTAAATACCTTAATTGAGGATCTTAAGATTATACCGCCATTACATGCTCAGGCAAAATTTAATCTTAAAGGTAATGCCCGCGAATTATGGATCACAGGAATAAGGACAATTGATAATCAGATTGAAGACTTGAATAGCATTAAAAAATTTCCCGGGGTAAGTAAGAATGGTAAATTAATTCAGGTCATAGAGGAAGCAATCAGTTCAACCAGGAATTTTTCGCAATGGTTAAAAACTGAGGCAAAGAAAAAGACAGGTCCTTCGGGAATTGGCAAGGAAAATTATACCTGGTATTTGCAAAATGTACATCTTGTTCCGCTGACCTGGGAGGATGAAGTGATGCTTATGAAAAGGGAACTTGCAAGAGCGTGGTCAGCATTAAAACTTGAGGAACATAGAAACAGAGATTTACCTGCGATTGAACCGGCATCTTCAGAAGATGAGTATATCGAACTTGCTCGTCGTTCGGCGAAAAGTCTGATTAATTTTCTTGAAGAGGAAGAAATTGTTTCAGTTAAAGAATATTTTGAACCTGCACTAAATGTGCATCTTGGAGAGTTTATTCCTGAGGAAAAAAGACATTTCTTCTGGATTGGAGCTCACTTTGATCCACGGCCGTTGTATTCGCATTTCTATCATTGGTTTGAGCTTGCAAGGATGGACCTGGAGCCCAATGAAAGTATTATCAGGCAACAACCATTATTATATAATATTTTCGATTCAAGAAACGAAGGCCTGGCAACAGCAGTAGAAGAAATATTTATGGATGCAGGCCTATATGATGAAGATCCAAGAGTAAGAGAGATAGTTTACATTATGATTGCTCAACGAGCAGCAAGAGGCCTGGGGTCTTTATATGCCCATGCAAATATGATGACAATGGAGGAAGCAGGAGGTGTTCATACTGAATATACACCACGTGGATGGATGAAGACAGAAAAAGATTTGATGATCTTTGAACAGCATTTGTACATGAGACAACCTGGATATGGAACTAGTTACATAACAGGGAAGTATCTGGCTGAAAAAGCAATGATGGAGTATGCAATGCAAAAAGAATTATCAGGAGAGGAATTTAAATTGAAGGAGTTTTTTGATAAACTCAATTCCATTGGAAATATTCCTATGACACTGGCAAGCTGGGAAATGACAGGAAGTAAACCTGAATTTTAA